One window from the genome of Nicotiana tomentosiformis chromosome 5, ASM39032v3, whole genome shotgun sequence encodes:
- the LOC138893027 gene encoding uncharacterized protein — MAYSMFYEPSSEFSYILEISKMEFWKLLWRTLEVKSVLWLYISYQSDVNDRLDKWVDIVTQKRVSHFALLLNSIFRGNYSERYSLSDAVFAMESLQHLDLNHCKILLKQEAVKFHDLKDRSNYLHYVVTVSESALHSLISCCPKIMTISFECCVGFSCIRISDLPNLLSLEIIYCEVEEIHIADTPKLLSFEFSSTVEIVLRHSLDIGTCQNLRSVEFRMVTFDDTVIFNLIRKLPFIKELILRFCDYLKNLKISSSTPSSSVA; from the exons ATGGCTTATAGCATGTTCTATGAACCCTCATCTGAATTTTCATATATATTAGAAATTTCAAAGATGGAGTTTTGGAAGCTTTTATGGAGAACGCTTGAGGTTAAATCAGTTTTATG GCTTTACATCTCTTATCAAAGTGACGTTAATGATCGCCTGGATAAATGGGTTGATATCGTAACACAGAAAAGGGTTTCACATTTTGCACTTCTGCTGAACAGTATATTCAGAGGAAATTATTCAGAAAGATATAGTTTGTCTGATGCCGTATTTGCCATGGAATCATTGCAGCATTTGGACCTAAATCACTGCAAAATATTATTGAAACAAGAAGCAGTTAAGTTCCATGACCTAAAAGATCGATCTAACTATTTGCACTATGTTGTTACTGTCTCTGAATCAGCACTTCATAGCCTAATTTCTTGTTGCCCTAAGATCATGACAATATCTTTTGAATGTTGTGTTGGGTTTAGTTGCATTCGTATATCAGATCTTCCTAACCTTTTGTCTCTTGAAATAATATACTGCGAAGTGGAGGAAATTCATATTGCTGATACACCAAAATTATTATCTTTCGAATTTTCATCTACTGTTGAGATAGTTCTGCGCCATTCGTTGGATATTGGTACTTGCCAGAATCTTAGAAGCGTAGAATTTCGGATGGTCACCTTTGATGATACAGTTATTTTCAATCTTATACGAAAACTACCTTTCATCAAGGAATTGATCTTACGCTTCTGTGACTACTTGAAAAACTTAAAAATCTCAAGTTCAACACCCTCGAGTTCTGTAGCATAG